AGCCATCTTTACCTGATGACTATTTACGTTTTGATTTTTGTTCATGTTTTTTCCTCATTTTGTGTTTCTTCCATATCAAAAAGGTCCTCGTCGTCCTCAACTGGAACAATGTGTTTTACTTTCCCGTGTTGATGGATAGCAACATTCACGCTGTAAAGGGCTTTGATGTTGTCTTTTGTGAGTATTTCTTGGGGTTTGCCTTGAGTGAAAACTTCGCCTTTAGTCAACATAACCATCTGGTCCGAGTAATGGGATGCTAGATTAAGATCATGTACTGCCATCAAAGCGAGGATGTCTTTTTGTTTTACGATTCTTTCTAGATTTTTCATAACATCGATTTGATGCCTAATATCCAAGTTGCTGGTTGGCTCGTCTAACAGCATAACTTTTGGTTGTTGGGACAAAGCGGTGGCAATAAGCACTTTTTGGCGTTCTCCTCCGCTGAGTTCGTTAACTGGACGAAGGGAAAATTCTTCCAGTCCCATTAACGCGATGTTTTCTGATACTATGTTCATGTCTTCTTCTGAGGGGTTCCAGCCAATGTAGGGCTTGCGACCTAATAATATCATGTCAAAGACAGTTATCGGAAAAGCACTGGCAAATTCTTGAGGCACGTAACCAAAAATTTTTGCCATTTCAGATGTTGAAAAATCTTGAACATTACGGTTGTTGAATAATATTTGTCCTTTTGGTTTGAGAATGTTGTTTATGCACTTGATCAGAGTACTTTTACCTGACCCATTTGGACCAACTAAACTAACTATGCCTTTTTGTGAAAAATTCAAATTTACGTTTTTTAATGCTGAACGCTTTCCGTAGTCAAAACTGACGTTTTTAATTTCCAGCATCAGTTTTTGTTCTCCTTTTTCAAAAAATCAATAATGTTCTGAAAGTAGCTTTCAACAAAAGGTCGCTTAAAACTTGCAAGAGACATTCTCTCTCTGATTCGTGTGTCGTAATCTGGAGCTGCTTGTTGGAATGAGTGGTCGGCGCTGTTGATTATTACTAACTTGGCGTTGGTGTTTCCGTTTCTGTTGAGTTCCTCTTTAATTTTAATTGCATCTTCCACAGGGACATTAAGGTCTGCATCACCATGAATAATTAACGCAGGCTTTTTGATGTACTTGAACTGGTTCTTACATGAGTTTTCAGGAGCATAAGTTTTCAGATCCAAGTTCTTGTTCCATGTCTGACCTTTGTAAGTCATTACAAACTTGTTTTCGCCTCTTTCTATGGCCTCAAACATTTTGTCTAGATTAATTCCTAAAACCAGTCCCCACAAATCGTTTTCTTCGACCCATTTTAGATGCTCTGGACTTTTTTGGGCATAATCCCTTGCGCGATGGTAGTTAAAGGACATCATGTCCTTGTATTCACTGTACAGCCCCCCACTAAGAACGTATACCCATGGTCGGTTATCGTCCTTGGCAAGCAAACACGCAACTAAAACCCCTGCGCTTTGCCCAAACACTGCAATTCTGTTCACGTTAACTATGTCTTTTCGAGAAACAAGAAGATCTATCGCAGCTTTTGCATCTCGAGCTTGGGAAAAATAATCACCTGCTTGACCTTGGCTTTTTCCGAAACCTCGTTTATCCCAAGAACACGTAGCAAAACCTGCGCTACAGAGTCTACGAGAAATTTCAAGAAACATATTTTTTGGAAGAATTTTCTTGTTATCAGGTGTTTTGAGCATGTTTCCGTTTCTGTCGTGTCCCATTGATCCATGAAGAAGAATCATTGTAGGTACAGGTTTTGTAAAGGATTCTGGATACCTGAGAACTCCTTCTAGTTTTAAACCATCACTGTAAAATTGGATTATTTCTTCTTTCATTTTATTTCCTCCAGTAATCTTTCTTCCGTTTAAGCATCAAATACAAAAACAACGGAACACCAAGAAACGACACAACGATTCCAATGGGAATGATGATTGGCGACATTATTGTGCGCCCTATGGTGTCTGCTCCCAGCATTAGTATTGCGCCAATTACACACGACCCTGGAATCAGGAATCTGTGGTCCCCGCCCACCAGGTACCTTGTTATGTGTGGAGCAACTAAGCCTACAAACCCAATTATTCCAGAAAACGAAATTATTGTAGCAGTAATAAGGGCAGAGCATATCATGCTTATTGTTCTGACCTGTGAGGTGTTAACTCCTAGTCCTTTTGCGGTGTCATCTCCTAATGAGACCATGGCGTTAAGGTTCCAAGATTGTTTCAAAAATATGGGCAGACACACTGCAACAACCAGAGTAACAATTCCGACTTCTGTCCAGGTTATGCCTGTAAAACTTCCAAAGGTCCAGTGAACCATCACCATTAGGCTTTCTTCAGTTGCAAAAAAGTGAACTATGGATGTTAGTGCGCTAAAAAAGTATGAAAGGGCAGTTCCTGCTAGAATTAATGTCTCGGGTGTAGAGCCTTTAATTTTTGATAATGCAAAAACAATCAGTGTAGACGTCATGGCTAGCGCAAAGGCGTTGCCTATAATGAGCAGTGTTCCGGTGCCCACAAACCCGATTCCAAACATGATTGTCAATGATGCCCCAAGGGCGGCTGCAGAGGAAATTCCTAACGTAAAAGGGCTAACTAGGGGGTTTCGGGTTATTCCTTGCATTTGGGTTCCGGAAACAGCAAGTCCGATGCCGCTTACTACTGCCATAATTATTCGGGGTAATCTCAAGTCCCACAAAACGGATTCATTAAACTGTGGGGTTTGAATTGAGGGGATAAATTTTCCAATTAATGCAAAAAAAACGTCAATAAAAGACAAATCTGCAGAGCCAGCGCAGATTGCAAAAACAATTATTAAAAATAAGAAAAATATGCCCAGCAGGAGAAACAGGGTCTTTCGTTTAACGAATTTTGAGTACTGTTTCTTTATTGTTCCTGCTGAAGCACTCATGTGGTTTTCCCTCTTAGTTTATTGCGGGATACAAGTACTCGCCTTGCCATGGACGGTCAAGGTAAGTTTCCATGTAATCTTGCAATAGCTGCATAGGGTCAAAGTCTTCGAATAGTTCGGGATACAGCAGTTTGGGTATGAACATTGCACCGATTAGTTTTCGTGCACCACCTGTTACGTCAACGGATATGACATACACATTGTCTGTGGTAACTGCAGTTGTGCTTTGAAGTTCGGGTCGAGATACCATCGCATTGTATGTTGTTTCAAATTCAGTAGTGTTTGTCAAGAAATACCCGTCATTGTGCAGTTTGATTATTACATCGGGGTTTCTTTGGGCAAGATCTTCGGGGTCAATTTCGAAGGTGTATGGACTGAGTTCAGGGTAAATGTATCTTCCACCTAAACTGGTTATCATCAGGGGAATTCCACAGCCGTAGTCTGCGCCTCCGTATGACATGTAGTCTGCTGCTGCTTCAAAGTAGACTGTTTTTTTGTTCTCATCTGTCAAGTCTGCGATTCGCTCGTTTATCATATCGACTTTGTCTTGGAAGAATGCAATGTAGTCTTCTGTTTCAGTTTCAAGGTCTAACATGAATCCAAGGGTTCTTAGTTCTCTGTAGAAAACTTCTGTTCTGTAAAAGTCTAAGGCTACTACTGCTATGCCAAACGGGTCCAGTTGTTCTTGTACTTCATCAGGGTACGGCGCATATGAAGATAGCATTATTACTACATCGGGGTCTAATTCAGCAATTGCTTCGTAGTTGGGCTCATCATAAGAACCAACAACTGCTACGTTTTCGAGTTCCGGATATAATCCTTTATCAACATTTGCTTTACTGTTAGCATCAATTCCAACAATTCTGTCTATAGCTCCAAGAGCCTTCAGTTCTTCAGTTGGTGTTGTCCACAACACAACAATCGTTTCAACAGGGTAAGGAACTTCAACATATCTGTCGG
This window of the Candidatus Bathyarchaeum sp. genome carries:
- a CDS encoding ABC transporter ATP-binding protein; protein product: MLEIKNVSFDYGKRSALKNVNLNFSQKGIVSLVGPNGSGKSTLIKCINNILKPKGQILFNNRNVQDFSTSEMAKIFGYVPQEFASAFPITVFDMILLGRKPYIGWNPSEEDMNIVSENIALMGLEEFSLRPVNELSGGERQKVLIATALSQQPKVMLLDEPTSNLDIRHQIDVMKNLERIVKQKDILALMAVHDLNLASHYSDQMVMLTKGEVFTQGKPQEILTKDNIKALYSVNVAIHQHGKVKHIVPVEDDEDLFDMEETQNEEKT
- a CDS encoding ABC transporter substrate-binding protein, with the translated sequence MKTGNKIIVLVAIICVAVASFGGGYIFSQPNTTVDIPSEEKQTVTVQDTADRYVEVPYPVETIVVLWTTPTEELKALGAIDRIVGIDANSKANVDKGLYPELENVAVVGSYDEPNYEAIAELDPDVVIMLSSYAPYPDEVQEQLDPFGIAVVALDFYRTEVFYRELRTLGFMLDLETETEDYIAFFQDKVDMINERIADLTDENKKTVYFEAAADYMSYGGADYGCGIPLMITSLGGRYIYPELSPYTFEIDPEDLAQRNPDVIIKLHNDGYFLTNTTEFETTYNAMVSRPELQSTTAVTTDNVYVISVDVTGGARKLIGAMFIPKLLYPELFEDFDPMQLLQDYMETYLDRPWQGEYLYPAIN
- a CDS encoding iron ABC transporter permease; translated protein: MSASAGTIKKQYSKFVKRKTLFLLLGIFFLFLIIVFAICAGSADLSFIDVFFALIGKFIPSIQTPQFNESVLWDLRLPRIIMAVVSGIGLAVSGTQMQGITRNPLVSPFTLGISSAAALGASLTIMFGIGFVGTGTLLIIGNAFALAMTSTLIVFALSKIKGSTPETLILAGTALSYFFSALTSIVHFFATEESLMVMVHWTFGSFTGITWTEVGIVTLVVAVCLPIFLKQSWNLNAMVSLGDDTAKGLGVNTSQVRTISMICSALITATIISFSGIIGFVGLVAPHITRYLVGGDHRFLIPGSCVIGAILMLGADTIGRTIMSPIIIPIGIVVSFLGVPLFLYLMLKRKKDYWRK
- a CDS encoding alpha/beta hydrolase; protein product: MKEEIIQFYSDGLKLEGVLRYPESFTKPVPTMILLHGSMGHDRNGNMLKTPDNKKILPKNMFLEISRRLCSAGFATCSWDKRGFGKSQGQAGDYFSQARDAKAAIDLLVSRKDIVNVNRIAVFGQSAGVLVACLLAKDDNRPWVYVLSGGLYSEYKDMMSFNYHRARDYAQKSPEHLKWVEENDLWGLVLGINLDKMFEAIERGENKFVMTYKGQTWNKNLDLKTYAPENSCKNQFKYIKKPALIIHGDADLNVPVEDAIKIKEELNRNGNTNAKLVIINSADHSFQQAAPDYDTRIRERMSLASFKRPFVESYFQNIIDFLKKENKN